One stretch of Saccharomonospora xinjiangensis XJ-54 DNA includes these proteins:
- a CDS encoding VOC family protein — MVSKFTELGIDCADPAALARFWCAVLDYEVQDEDDGTVTIGPRPDARGGSGPSPVPPMLTFAEVPEGKTVKNRLHLDLSPADRGQDEEVRRLLALGARRADVGQGDESWVVLADPEGNEFCVLADRCP, encoded by the coding sequence ATGGTCAGCAAGTTCACCGAACTCGGGATCGACTGCGCCGATCCTGCCGCGCTCGCCCGCTTCTGGTGCGCGGTCCTCGATTACGAGGTGCAGGACGAGGACGACGGCACCGTGACGATCGGCCCTCGTCCGGATGCTCGCGGCGGGAGCGGGCCCAGCCCTGTGCCACCGATGTTGACGTTCGCCGAGGTTCCCGAGGGCAAGACTGTCAAGAACAGGCTCCATCTCGACCTCAGCCCGGCAGACAGAGGACAGGACGAGGAGGTCCGCCGCCTGCTCGCCCTGGGTGCCCGGCGCGCCGATGTCGGCCAGGGTGACGAGAGCTGGGTCGTCCTCGCCGATCCCGAGGGCAACGAGTTCTGTGTCCTCGCCGACCGCTGCCCCTGA
- a CDS encoding PfkB family carbohydrate kinase, producing the protein MRPLVVVGDALLDTDVEGGATRLCPEAPVPVVDVEGEWVRPGGAGLAAILLATHATPGVRIVTALGDDGTGRRLAALLADDVEVLRLPLRGETVRKTRIRASGQPVARLDSGEGRAADAPLPDRVVRAIHDAGAVLVSDYGRGVAAHPGMRRLLAEAASRVPVVWDPHPRGAAPVPGSTLVTPNEREALAIAAAVEGCSGAADAAMALRRHWRCRTAAVTVGARGAVLATEDGTTLTVPVPDNATLTGQRLDTCGAGDRFATAAVTALVEGAGAADAVATAVESASRFVAAGGASALSRRADDHGATDGGQERFSPGSSVGCFDLAESVRRRGGRLVATGGCFDLLHAGHVSLLRHARSLGDALVVCLNSDESVRRLKGPGRPVVTAADRARLLSELSSVDGVVVFEESSPSTVLERLRPDVWVKGGDYTGSELPEAEVVRRHGGEVVLVPTVEGYSTTRLLQEAGR; encoded by the coding sequence ATGAGGCCGCTCGTCGTGGTCGGTGACGCGCTGCTCGACACCGACGTCGAGGGCGGCGCCACGCGGCTGTGCCCCGAAGCGCCCGTGCCCGTGGTCGATGTGGAGGGTGAGTGGGTGCGGCCTGGCGGTGCGGGGCTCGCCGCGATCCTGCTCGCCACACACGCGACGCCGGGCGTGCGAATCGTGACAGCGCTCGGCGACGACGGCACGGGCCGCAGGCTCGCGGCGTTGCTGGCAGACGATGTCGAGGTGCTGCGGCTGCCGCTGCGGGGCGAGACGGTGCGCAAGACCCGCATCAGGGCGTCGGGACAGCCGGTGGCCCGCCTCGACAGCGGTGAGGGGCGCGCGGCGGACGCCCCGCTGCCGGACCGGGTTGTGCGCGCGATCCACGACGCTGGCGCGGTCCTCGTCTCCGACTACGGCCGGGGTGTGGCCGCCCATCCCGGGATGCGGCGGCTGCTCGCCGAGGCCGCTTCGCGCGTGCCGGTGGTCTGGGACCCGCATCCCCGGGGCGCTGCCCCCGTGCCGGGCTCGACGCTCGTGACACCCAACGAGCGGGAAGCACTCGCCATCGCCGCGGCAGTGGAGGGTTGTTCCGGCGCCGCCGACGCGGCGATGGCGCTGCGCCGACACTGGCGCTGCCGCACTGCGGCGGTGACGGTGGGCGCACGAGGCGCCGTACTCGCCACCGAGGACGGCACGACGCTGACCGTGCCCGTCCCGGACAATGCCACGCTCACCGGGCAGCGACTCGACACCTGCGGCGCGGGCGACCGGTTCGCGACCGCGGCCGTCACGGCTCTCGTCGAGGGCGCCGGTGCCGCCGACGCCGTGGCCACCGCCGTGGAGTCGGCGTCCCGGTTCGTCGCGGCCGGTGGTGCCTCGGCTCTGTCGAGACGAGCCGATGATCACGGTGCCACCGACGGCGGGCAGGAGCGGTTCTCGCCGGGTTCGTCCGTCGGCTGCTTCGACCTCGCCGAGTCCGTGCGACGGCGCGGCGGCCGACTCGTCGCCACCGGTGGCTGTTTCGACCTGCTGCATGCCGGGCATGTGAGCCTGCTGCGGCACGCGAGGTCGCTCGGGGACGCGCTCGTGGTGTGCCTGAACTCCGACGAGTCGGTCAGGCGGCTCAAAGGCCCCGGCCGCCCCGTCGTCACCGCCGCCGACAGGGCGAGACTGCTCAGCGAATTGTCCTCTGTAGACGGTGTGGTCGTTTTCGAGGAGTCGTCGCCCTCGACCGTGCTGGAACGGTTGCGCCCCGACGTGTGGGTCAAGGGAGGCGACTACACGGGCAGTGAACTCCCCGAGGCCGAGGTGGTGCGCAGGCACGGCGGTGAGGTGGTGCTCGTGCCCACCGTGGAGGGCTACTCCACGACCCGGCTGCTCCAGGAGGCAGGCAGGTGA
- a CDS encoding anti-sigma factor antagonist (This anti-anti-sigma factor, or anti-sigma factor antagonist, belongs to a family that includes characterized members SpoIIAA, RsbV, RsfA, and RsfB.): MDTAGGAVSELAIPTSLLGLTTECHGAGVVVTVSGEIDLSTRGELAEHLDGALDVVSPPQPLVVDLTEVTFLGSAGLALLLDTQDTAVREGVTLRVVATQRAVRRPIEAVGLSDVLPLHPTVASALADVPVPRRGDELVDFPLRADPAIR, from the coding sequence ATGGACACCGCTGGAGGTGCCGTGTCCGAATTGGCAATACCCACTTCACTGTTGGGCCTAACCACCGAATGTCACGGAGCAGGAGTCGTCGTCACGGTGAGTGGTGAGATCGACCTCAGCACGAGGGGCGAGCTCGCCGAGCACCTCGACGGTGCGCTCGACGTGGTGTCTCCGCCCCAGCCACTCGTCGTCGATCTCACCGAGGTCACGTTCCTCGGCTCGGCCGGGCTGGCACTGCTGCTCGACACGCAGGACACCGCCGTCCGCGAGGGAGTCACGCTCCGCGTGGTCGCCACCCAGCGTGCCGTGCGGAGACCTATCGAGGCCGTCGGGCTTTCCGACGTGCTGCCGTTGCACCCGACGGTGGCATCCGCGCTGGCCGACGTCCCCGTACCTCGGCGAGGTGACGAGCTCGTGGACTTCCCGTTGAGGGCAGACCCGGCAATACGGTGA
- a CDS encoding UDP-glucose dehydrogenase family protein has translation MSQRVEERNRLTVGVVGTGYVGLTSAACLAHLGHRVTGVDIDAGKVAALSRGEIPIAEPGLDTLVAEGLAEGRLAFATDLAALSRADVVLLCVPTPTGQDGTSDLHAFDAAVEALARVLSPGCVVAVKSTVPVGTTTRTELALRRPTVNNPEFLREGHAAYDFLNPDRIVIGASDHAAADRVAALYEGLSAPVLRTDPASSELAKYASNAFLAVKVSYVNVLAELCERLGADIADVAKAMRLDPRIGSAFLSPGPGWGGSCLPKDTRALLRAAGEAGVDFSVLADAMAANHHQRERVVEKVRQAVTGSPDGSLEGLRLGLLGLAFKAGTDDVRESPALAVATRLAECGAVLTGYDPGLGRADRTGGVVQLVDDVTLVAKDAAGLVLLTEWPEFRDLDWAHLADLTDRATIVDTRNLLDPDELACAGFVYFGLGR, from the coding sequence ATGTCGCAACGCGTGGAAGAGCGAAACCGTCTCACCGTCGGCGTCGTCGGCACCGGCTACGTCGGACTGACCAGCGCCGCCTGCCTTGCCCACCTGGGCCACCGGGTCACGGGCGTCGATATCGACGCGGGCAAGGTCGCTGCCCTGTCCAGGGGCGAGATTCCCATCGCCGAACCCGGACTCGACACGCTGGTGGCCGAGGGCCTCGCCGAGGGCAGGCTCGCCTTCGCCACCGACCTGGCCGCGCTCTCGCGCGCCGACGTGGTGCTGCTGTGCGTGCCGACCCCCACAGGGCAGGACGGCACCTCCGATCTGCACGCGTTCGACGCCGCGGTCGAGGCGCTGGCCCGCGTCCTGTCCCCCGGCTGCGTCGTCGCGGTCAAGTCCACCGTGCCCGTCGGCACCACCACGCGCACCGAGTTGGCGCTCCGCCGTCCCACGGTGAACAACCCCGAGTTCCTCCGCGAGGGCCACGCCGCCTACGACTTCCTCAACCCCGACCGCATCGTCATCGGAGCGAGCGACCACGCCGCCGCCGACCGCGTCGCCGCCCTCTACGAGGGGCTGTCCGCCCCCGTGTTGCGCACCGACCCGGCCAGCTCCGAGCTGGCCAAGTACGCGAGCAACGCCTTTCTCGCCGTGAAGGTGTCCTACGTCAACGTGCTGGCCGAACTGTGCGAACGCCTCGGCGCCGACATCGCCGACGTGGCGAAGGCCATGCGTCTCGACCCGCGCATCGGCTCGGCGTTTCTGTCCCCGGGTCCCGGCTGGGGTGGCTCGTGCCTGCCGAAGGACACCAGGGCTCTGCTGCGCGCGGCGGGTGAGGCCGGTGTCGATTTCTCCGTTCTCGCCGATGCGATGGCGGCCAACCACCATCAGCGCGAGCGCGTGGTCGAGAAGGTCAGGCAGGCCGTCACCGGTTCGCCGGACGGCTCGCTGGAGGGACTGCGGCTCGGGCTGCTCGGGCTGGCGTTCAAGGCAGGCACCGACGACGTCCGCGAATCTCCCGCGCTGGCGGTCGCGACACGGCTCGCCGAGTGCGGCGCCGTGCTCACCGGCTACGATCCCGGACTCGGCCGCGCCGACCGCACCGGCGGTGTCGTCCAGCTCGTCGATGACGTCACGCTCGTCGCGAAGGACGCCGCGGGGCTGGTCCTGCTGACGGAGTGGCCGGAATTCCGCGACCTCGACTGGGCGCACCTCGCCGACCTCACCGACCGCGCCACGATCGTGGACACCCGCAACCTGCTCGATCCCGACGAGCTGGCCTGCGCCGGATTCGTGTACTTCGGGCTGGGGCGATGA
- a CDS encoding sugar phosphate isomerase/epimerase family protein has product MSRPVTLFTGQWADLPFEEVCRLASQWGYDGLEIACSGDHFEVDRALSEKDYVANRLALLDSYGLKVWAISNHLVGQAVCDDPIDERHRNILPSRIWGDGEPEGVRQRAATEMADTARAAAKLGVDTVVGFTGSKIWKYVAMFPPVPAEVIEDGYADFARRWNPILDVFDEVGVRFAHEVHPSEIAYDYWTTTLALKAVDNRPAFGLNWDPSHFVWQDLDPVGFIIDFADRIYHVDCKDTKKRFDGRGGRLGSHLPWGDPRRGWDFVSTGHGDVDWESAFRALNAIGYTGPISVEWEDAGMDRLRGAAEAVTYIRSRVFDKPEAAFDAAFSTERNRGHE; this is encoded by the coding sequence ATGAGCCGACCGGTGACCCTGTTCACGGGCCAATGGGCCGACCTGCCGTTCGAGGAGGTCTGCCGCCTCGCCTCACAGTGGGGCTACGACGGGCTGGAGATCGCATGCTCCGGCGACCACTTCGAGGTCGATCGAGCACTGTCTGAAAAGGACTACGTCGCGAACCGGCTCGCGTTGCTGGATTCCTACGGGCTCAAGGTATGGGCGATCTCCAACCATCTCGTCGGGCAGGCGGTGTGTGACGACCCGATCGACGAGCGGCACCGCAACATCCTCCCTTCCCGGATCTGGGGCGACGGCGAACCCGAGGGGGTGCGGCAGCGCGCGGCCACCGAGATGGCCGACACGGCGAGGGCCGCCGCGAAACTCGGCGTGGACACCGTCGTCGGCTTCACCGGGTCGAAGATCTGGAAGTACGTCGCGATGTTCCCGCCGGTGCCCGCGGAGGTGATCGAGGACGGCTACGCCGACTTCGCGCGCAGGTGGAACCCGATCCTCGACGTCTTCGACGAGGTCGGCGTGCGGTTCGCCCACGAGGTGCACCCCAGTGAGATCGCCTACGACTACTGGACGACCACGCTGGCGCTCAAGGCAGTGGACAACCGGCCCGCGTTCGGCCTGAACTGGGACCCTTCGCATTTCGTGTGGCAGGACCTCGATCCGGTGGGTTTCATCATCGACTTCGCTGACCGCATCTATCACGTGGACTGCAAGGACACGAAGAAGCGGTTCGACGGCAGGGGCGGCAGGCTCGGCTCCCACCTTCCGTGGGGCGACCCGCGCCGGGGCTGGGACTTCGTGTCCACAGGGCACGGCGACGTTGACTGGGAGAGCGCGTTCCGTGCGCTCAACGCCATCGGCTACACCGGGCCGATCTCGGTCGAGTGGGAGGACGCGGGCATGGATCGCCTGCGGGGTGCCGCCGAAGCGGTGACCTACATCCGCAGCAGGGTGTTCGACAAGCCGGAGGCGGCCTTCGACGCCGCGTTCAGCACGGAGAGGAACCGAGGCCATGAGTGA
- a CDS encoding SDR family oxidoreductase gives MKVLVSGGSSGLGAATVREVLDAGGTPLVLDRKPPEAGGVDYALADLADTGATENAVRELAERAGGLDAVFTAAGIDTPGRLDSVPTEGWERVVRVNLLGTAAVVRAALPYLERSRGKVVTCSSTLGLRSVSDATAYCASKAGVVAFTRALAAETAGRIGVTLLVPGGMHTAFFDERDDRYKPPADAKLNDPANVAKAVLHALRQPEGCEIRELVVCHSEEGSWP, from the coding sequence ATGAAGGTACTGGTCAGTGGCGGATCGTCCGGGCTGGGAGCGGCGACGGTCCGGGAGGTCCTCGACGCGGGGGGCACCCCGCTCGTGCTCGACCGCAAACCGCCCGAAGCAGGCGGCGTGGACTACGCGCTCGCCGACCTCGCCGACACGGGGGCGACCGAGAACGCGGTCCGCGAGCTGGCTGAGCGGGCAGGCGGGCTCGACGCCGTGTTCACCGCGGCAGGCATCGACACCCCCGGGAGGCTGGACTCCGTGCCCACCGAGGGCTGGGAGCGGGTCGTGCGGGTCAATCTCCTCGGCACCGCCGCCGTCGTGCGGGCCGCGCTGCCCTATCTGGAACGCAGCAGGGGCAAGGTCGTCACCTGCTCCTCGACGCTCGGGCTGCGGTCGGTCTCCGACGCCACGGCGTACTGCGCGTCCAAGGCGGGAGTGGTCGCGTTCACCCGCGCGCTCGCCGCCGAGACGGCAGGCCGCATCGGAGTGACGCTGCTGGTACCCGGCGGCATGCACACCGCCTTCTTCGACGAAAGGGACGACCGGTACAAGCCGCCGGCCGACGCCAAGCTCAACGATCCGGCGAACGTGGCGAAGGCCGTTCTGCACGCGCTGCGGCAGCCGGAGGGCTGCGAGATCAGGGAACTCGTCGTCTGCCACTCCGAAGAGGGCTCATGGCCGTGA
- a CDS encoding D-sedoheptulose-7-phosphate isomerase — translation MIEGHFRALEGALHRMRAAAPTIESWAAHLAGVLTGGGRLLACGNGGSAAEAQHLTGELVGKFRHDRQPLSAIALHADTSAATAIVNDYGEHELYARQVRAHGRPGDVLVALSTSGRSQNVVTAAKVAHELGLVTWALTGPEPNPLTALCDDAVAVDATHVATVQEVHLAVVHALCAQLDRTLGVPA, via the coding sequence GTGCGCTGCACCGGATGCGCGCCGCCGCGCCGACCATCGAGTCGTGGGCCGCGCACCTCGCCGGAGTGCTGACGGGCGGCGGCAGGCTCCTGGCGTGCGGCAACGGCGGCAGCGCGGCGGAGGCACAGCACCTCACCGGTGAGCTGGTCGGCAAGTTCCGCCACGACCGGCAGCCCCTCTCCGCCATCGCACTGCACGCCGACACCTCGGCTGCCACGGCGATCGTCAACGACTACGGCGAACACGAGTTGTACGCGCGGCAGGTGCGCGCCCACGGAAGGCCGGGCGACGTCCTCGTCGCGCTGTCCACGAGCGGGCGCAGCCAGAACGTCGTCACCGCGGCCAAGGTGGCACACGAACTCGGTCTGGTGACGTGGGCGCTCACGGGTCCGGAACCGAATCCGCTCACGGCGCTGTGTGACGACGCGGTCGCCGTCGATGCCACCCACGTGGCCACCGTGCAGGAGGTGCATCTCGCGGTCGTCCACGCACTCTGCGCGCAGCTCGACCGCACTCTGGGAGTGCCGGCATGA
- a CDS encoding CBS domain-containing protein: MTRVRDIMTADPTYAETSETVSRAARTMASHDIGALPIRGEDHHFKGMLTDRDIVVKVLAEGKDPAALHVGELAQGVVYSVGPDDDVRDALREMSNHQVRRLPVMEGEELVGIVSQADVARKLPEGEVGNTVENISRD; this comes from the coding sequence ATGACCCGTGTTCGAGACATCATGACGGCAGACCCCACCTACGCGGAGACGAGTGAAACGGTGTCGCGGGCGGCTCGCACGATGGCGAGCCACGATATCGGGGCTCTGCCGATCCGTGGAGAAGATCACCATTTCAAGGGCATGCTCACCGACCGGGACATCGTGGTGAAGGTCCTGGCAGAGGGCAAGGACCCGGCCGCACTGCACGTCGGGGAGCTCGCGCAGGGAGTCGTCTACTCGGTCGGTCCCGACGACGATGTGAGGGACGCGCTGCGGGAGATGTCGAACCACCAGGTGCGGCGGCTTCCCGTGATGGAAGGCGAGGAACTGGTCGGCATCGTGTCGCAGGCGGACGTCGCCAGGAAACTGCCGGAAGGTGAAGTCGGCAACACGGTGGAGAACATCTCACGTGACTGA
- a CDS encoding alkaline phosphatase family protein — protein sequence MKKLLLLDVVGMTPALLPHMPNLSGLAEEGWRAELGTVLPAVTCSVQSTLLTGTMPAEHGIVGNGWYFRDLGEIHLWRQHNRLVRGPKVWETARAEHPGYTAANVCWWYAMGMTTDITVTPRPVYHADGRKSPDCYVRPPHLHDALTADLGPFPLFQYWGPTASITSTKWIVAATRRILRTDNPDLLMAYVPHLDYDLQRYGPGSPQAVKAAREVDAALAPLLADARRAGTTVVALSEYGITSVDTPVDINRALRREGLLEVYTQDGMEYLDPWTSRAFAVADHQVAHVYVADDADLPRVRSIVEGLTGVDEVLDREAQSRYGLGHPRAGEFVVVAEPRAWFTYYYWLDDDRAPDFARGVEIHRKPGYDPAELFFDPADRFAKARAGLNLVRKKAGLRYAMNVVPTDPRWVRGSHGRLPDSAEHGPMLICSDPEMPSAVESSGRMAATDVRHLLLQLHGIREGARQ from the coding sequence ATGAAGAAACTGCTCCTGCTCGACGTGGTCGGTATGACGCCCGCACTGCTGCCGCACATGCCGAACCTGTCGGGGCTCGCCGAGGAGGGCTGGCGCGCCGAGCTGGGTACCGTGCTGCCCGCCGTCACGTGCAGCGTGCAATCGACCCTGCTCACCGGGACGATGCCTGCCGAACACGGGATCGTCGGCAACGGCTGGTACTTCCGCGACCTCGGCGAGATCCACCTGTGGCGGCAGCACAACAGGCTCGTGCGGGGGCCGAAGGTGTGGGAGACCGCGAGGGCGGAGCATCCCGGCTACACCGCCGCGAACGTGTGCTGGTGGTACGCGATGGGCATGACCACCGATATCACGGTCACCCCACGCCCCGTCTACCACGCCGACGGCCGCAAATCGCCCGACTGCTACGTGCGCCCACCGCACCTGCACGACGCACTCACCGCGGACCTCGGCCCGTTCCCGCTGTTCCAGTACTGGGGCCCGACGGCGTCGATCACCTCGACGAAGTGGATCGTGGCGGCCACCCGGCGCATCCTGCGCACCGACAACCCCGACCTGCTGATGGCCTACGTCCCGCACCTCGACTACGACCTCCAGCGGTACGGCCCCGGCTCACCGCAGGCGGTGAAGGCCGCGCGGGAGGTCGATGCCGCGCTGGCCCCGCTGCTCGCCGACGCGCGCCGCGCGGGCACCACGGTGGTCGCGCTGTCCGAGTACGGCATCACCTCAGTGGACACGCCCGTGGACATCAACAGGGCACTGCGCAGGGAAGGGCTGCTGGAGGTCTACACCCAGGACGGCATGGAGTACCTGGACCCGTGGACTTCGAGGGCGTTCGCCGTGGCCGACCACCAGGTCGCCCACGTCTACGTCGCCGACGACGCCGACCTGCCCAGGGTGCGCTCGATCGTCGAGGGCCTCACCGGGGTGGATGAGGTGCTCGATCGTGAGGCCCAGTCGCGATACGGGCTGGGCCACCCTCGGGCGGGCGAGTTCGTGGTGGTGGCAGAGCCAAGGGCATGGTTCACCTACTACTACTGGCTCGACGACGATCGTGCGCCCGACTTCGCGCGCGGCGTCGAGATCCACCGCAAACCCGGCTACGACCCGGCCGAGTTGTTCTTCGATCCGGCCGACCGTTTCGCCAAGGCCAGGGCGGGGCTCAACCTCGTGCGCAAGAAAGCCGGGCTGCGCTACGCGATGAACGTGGTGCCCACCGACCCGAGGTGGGTGCGCGGATCGCACGGGCGGTTACCGGATTCGGCCGAGCACGGGCCGATGCTGATCTGCTCCGACCCCGAGATGCCGTCCGCCGTCGAGTCGAGCGGGCGGATGGCCGCCACGGATGTACGTCACCTTCTCCTGCAACTGCACGGAATCCGAGAGGGAGCACGCCAATGA
- a CDS encoding glycosyltransferase family 9 protein, whose amino-acid sequence MAVTLVLRALGLGDVLTAVPALRALHGARPHDRLVLAAPAPMAPLVPLLVPRPAAVELLPTPGLAALPSSPALPALPPIDLAVNLHGRGPQSIADLAATHPLRMITHRHPDHPRFEGPEWRDDLHEVHRWCALLDFYGIPADPTDLELLSPPLPSPAPGAVVIHPGAKSAARRWPPDRFATVARALADDLSGTGRPVLVTGSAGERGLATDVAVAAGLGPDAVFAGHDLAELAALVAGAALVVCGDTGVGHLATAFGTPSVLLFGPTPPEEWGPPEGRTPHVVLWAGTSGDPHATTPDAGLLRLTAPAVLDAARTLLAGGEPCRNAWKSETVSPSASSAPATSD is encoded by the coding sequence ATGGCCGTGACGCTGGTGCTGCGCGCGCTCGGGCTCGGCGACGTCCTCACCGCCGTGCCCGCGCTGCGTGCGCTGCACGGGGCAAGGCCGCACGACCGGCTCGTGCTGGCGGCACCCGCTCCGATGGCTCCCCTCGTACCGCTGCTGGTGCCGAGACCGGCAGCCGTCGAACTGCTGCCGACGCCCGGCCTCGCGGCGCTGCCCTCATCACCCGCGCTCCCCGCACTGCCGCCGATCGACCTCGCCGTGAACCTGCACGGCAGGGGTCCGCAGAGCATCGCCGACCTCGCGGCGACCCACCCCCTGCGGATGATCACCCACCGGCATCCGGACCATCCCCGGTTCGAAGGCCCCGAGTGGAGGGACGACCTGCACGAGGTGCACCGCTGGTGCGCTCTGCTCGACTTCTACGGCATCCCCGCCGACCCCACCGACCTGGAGCTGCTCTCACCGCCGCTGCCCAGCCCCGCTCCGGGTGCCGTGGTGATCCATCCCGGTGCGAAATCCGCCGCGAGGAGGTGGCCGCCTGACCGGTTCGCCACCGTCGCGCGCGCACTCGCCGACGACCTGTCCGGCACCGGAAGGCCCGTCCTCGTCACCGGCAGCGCGGGGGAACGCGGTCTGGCCACCGACGTCGCCGTCGCCGCGGGGCTCGGCCCCGACGCGGTGTTCGCAGGGCACGATCTCGCCGAACTCGCGGCTCTCGTGGCCGGGGCCGCTCTCGTCGTCTGCGGTGACACGGGAGTCGGCCACCTCGCCACAGCCTTCGGCACACCGTCGGTCCTGCTGTTCGGGCCCACCCCGCCCGAGGAGTGGGGACCTCCGGAGGGCAGGACGCCGCACGTCGTGCTGTGGGCAGGCACCAGCGGTGACCCCCATGCCACGACTCCGGACGCGGGACTGCTGCGGCTCACCGCCCCTGCCGTGCTGGACGCCGCGCGGACCCTGCTCGCGGGAGGTGAACCATGTCGCAACGCGTGGAAGAGCGAAACCGTCTCACCGTCGGCGTCGTCGGCACCGGCTACGTCGGACTGA
- a CDS encoding sugar phosphate isomerase/epimerase family protein, whose product MSDERLSRRAMFRTAAGAAAAVGLAGALGGTAHATATWGPPTRRVPRQMISIQLYTLRNLLQADLEGTLEALADIGYRTVELAGTYGRSATEFRAILDRYHLSATSAHVSFDGADVNRLIEDARILGYRKAACAWANFPTADDWRAFAGRLDEAAAAFHKAGIAYGYHNHAHEYALVDGVRPIDVIAEHTDPRTVHFEYDLYWVVAGGADPVEEYHRRFGRVLQFHVKDRASDGSFADLGTGTIDFPDLFRRTWAGPMKQYIVEHDAPTDALNTAKVGYEYLANLRF is encoded by the coding sequence ATGAGTGACGAGAGACTGTCCCGTCGAGCGATGTTCCGCACCGCGGCCGGTGCGGCTGCGGCGGTGGGGCTCGCCGGAGCGCTGGGCGGTACCGCGCACGCCACCGCCACCTGGGGGCCGCCGACGAGGCGGGTTCCCAGGCAGATGATCAGCATCCAGCTCTACACCCTCCGCAACCTTTTGCAGGCAGACCTGGAGGGCACCTTGGAGGCGCTGGCCGACATCGGCTACCGCACCGTCGAGCTGGCAGGCACCTACGGCCGGTCCGCGACCGAGTTCAGGGCCATCCTCGACCGGTATCACCTCAGCGCGACGTCGGCCCACGTCTCCTTCGACGGTGCCGACGTGAACCGGCTGATCGAGGACGCCCGGATTCTCGGGTACCGGAAGGCGGCCTGCGCGTGGGCGAACTTTCCGACCGCCGACGACTGGAGAGCTTTCGCGGGGCGGCTCGACGAGGCTGCGGCGGCGTTCCACAAGGCCGGGATCGCCTACGGCTACCACAACCACGCCCACGAGTACGCCCTCGTTGACGGCGTCCGGCCGATCGACGTGATCGCCGAGCACACCGACCCCCGCACCGTGCACTTCGAGTACGACCTGTACTGGGTCGTCGCGGGTGGTGCCGACCCGGTGGAGGAGTATCACCGCCGCTTCGGCAGGGTGTTGCAGTTCCACGTCAAGGACAGAGCATCGGACGGCAGCTTCGCCGACCTGGGGACGGGCACGATCGACTTCCCGGACCTGTTCCGCAGGACGTGGGCAGGGCCGATGAAGCAGTACATCGTCGAACACGACGCTCCCACCGATGCGCTGAACACCGCGAAGGTCGGCTACGAGTACCTGGCGAACCTTCGGTTCTGA